One Castanea sativa cultivar Marrone di Chiusa Pesio chromosome 4, ASM4071231v1 DNA window includes the following coding sequences:
- the LOC142630730 gene encoding protein NRT1/ PTR FAMILY 5.10-like, protein MATETPLLLDIIEKAVDDKGRRVLRSNSGGWRSASFIIGVEVAERFAYNGIGCNLIMYLTEQLGQSTATAAVNVNTWSGTALLLPLFGAFIADSYLGRYRTIIIASCIYILGLGLLTLSVLPSLITSKYMGTLKVKLCSSELQVNLFFISLYLVAVGQGGYKPCVQAFGADQFDGEDPVECKAKSSFFNWWYFGLCAGTFVAMLIISYVQDNLSWGLGFGIPCIVMIIAFGVFLLGTRTYRYSISIKEEKNPFVRIGQVFLAAIKNWWTTPSEIAFEEEACRTLRHYESEKFKFLNKALQGKVCTVNQVEEAKAVLRLVPIWATSLIFAIVTAQTATFFTKQGANLDRTIFLGFEIPAASLQSFISLSTVLFIPIYDCIFVPIARVFTRKPSGITMLQRIGIGMLLYAICIVVAALVEIKRLKTVKEYGLIDMPYVTIPMRVWWLLPQYVLSGIAEVFLMIGLQEFFYDQVPIELRSMGLALYLSIFGVGSFLSSFLVFVIEEATSGFGRDSWCADNLNRAHLDYFYWLLAGLCAIAFTAYLHFAKSYIYNRQSTI, encoded by the exons ATGGCCACTGAAACTCCATTGCTTTTAGACATAATTGAAAAGGCCGTAGACGACAAAGGCCGACGTGTCCTGAGATCCAACTCTGGAGGTTGGAGGTCTGCAAGTTTCATCATAG GCGTGGAAGTGGCAGAGAGGTTTGCGTATAATGGGATTGGCTGCAACCTGATAATGTATTTGACTGAGCAGCTGGGGCAGTCAACAGCCACTGCTGCTGTGAACGTCAACACCTGGTCAGGAACTGCGTTGTTGCTTCCACTCTTTGGAGCCTTCATAGCTGATTCTTATCTGGGCCGCTACCGCACCATTATTATTGCTTCCTGCATTTACATTCTG GGACTAGGCCTGCTGACTCTGTCAGTGCTTCCTTCTCTCATCACATCTAAGTACATGGGCACCCTCAAAGTTAAATTATGTTCTTCTGAGCTCCAAGTGAATTTATTCTTCATCTCTCTATATCTAGTAGCAGTTGGGCAAGGTGGGTACAAGCCTTGTGTCCAAGCTTTTGGAGCCGACCAGTTTGATGGAGAAGATCCAGTGGAATGCAAAGCCAAAAGCTCATTCTTCAATTGGTGGTATTTTGGTCTCTGTGCAGGTACTTTTGTAGCAATGTTGATCATAAGCTATGTACAAGACAACCTTAGTTGGGGTCTAGGATTTGGAATCCCTTGTATTGTGATGATCATTGCCTTTGGTGTCTTCTTGCTTGGTACTAGAACTTATCGATATAGTATTAGtatcaaagaggagaaaaacccATTTGTAAGAATTGGTCAGGTGTTTCTTGCTGCAATTAAAAATTGGTGGACTACCCCATCAGAAATAGCATTTGAAGAGGAGGCTTGCAGAACCCTGCGACACTATGAATCTGAGAAATTCAA GTTCCTTAACAAAGCCTTGCAGGGTAAGGTTTGTACTGTCAATCAAGTTGAAGAAGCAAAGGCAGTTCTTAGGCTTGTTCCAATTTGGGCTACTAGCTTGATTTTTGCTATTGTGACTGCACAGACTGCAACTTTCTTTACCAAGCAAGGTGCCAACCTTGACCGAACAATTTTTCTTGGCTTTGAGATACCAGCTGCCTCACTACAATCTTTTATTAGTTTGTCCACAGTTCTTTTCATTCCCATATATGACTGCATTTTTGTTCCTATAGCAAGAGTTTTCACTAGGAAACCATCTGGGATAACTATGTTACAGAGAATTGGAATTGGGATGCTTTTATATGCTATTTGCATTGTAGTTGCAGCTTTAGTTGAAATAAAAAGGCTGAAAACTGTTAAGGAATATGGGCTGATTGATATGCCATATGTGACTATACCAATGAGGGTGTGGTGGCTTCTTCCTCAATATGTTCTGTCTGGCATTGCTGAGGTTTTTCTCATGATTGGTCTTCAAGAATTTTTCTATGATCAAGTTCCAATTGAATTAAGGAGCATGGGTCTCGCTCTTTATCTCAGCATTTTTGGggttggaagttttttaagcaGCTTTCTTGTCTTTGTCATTGAGGAAGCTACTAGTGGATTTGGCAGAGATAGTTGGTGTGCTGATAATCTTAATCGGGCACATCTTGACTATTTTTATTGGCTACTTGCGGGACTCTGTGCAATTGCATTCACTGCCTACTTGCATTTTGCAAAATCTTATATTTATAATAGACAAAGTACAATTTAA
- the LOC142630575 gene encoding peptidyl-tRNA hydrolase, mitochondrial isoform X1 yields MSFGFGGCFSTTPTRFVPICYRWFGSFNFNCNKSLITPLSLSNWTSSSSSSSSSASMLTTTATTTASSPTERPVVESPKPKQQPWLIVGLGNPGKKFQSTRHNVGFEMVDAIAEAEGISISSVSFKALLGKGFIGEVPVMLAKPQTFMNASGESVGAIVSYYKIPLKQVLVIFDDLDLPFAKLRLLPKGGHGGHNGMRSVIDHFKGNRDFPRLRIGIGRPPGKMDSINYVLRPFSKQEREELNFTFQDGLEAVRILLLEGFNKSATFVNSAKTLEQLG; encoded by the exons atGAGTTTTGGGTTCGGTGGTTGTTTCAGCACCACCCCCACACGTTTTGTTCCTATTTGCTACCGTTGGTTTGGTTCTTTTAACTTTAACTGTAACAAATCCCTAATAACTCCTTTGTCTTTGTCGAAttggacttcttcttcttcttcttcttcttcttcagcttCAATGTTAACGACAACGGCAACCACCACAGCTTCTTCGCCCACGGAACGACCGGTCGTAGAGTCCCCGAAGCCTAAGCAGCAGCCCTGGCTCATTGTCGGCCTCGGTAACCCCGGCAAGAAGTTCCAATCCACTCGCCACAAT GTGGGCTTTGAGATGGTGGATGCTATAGCTGAAGCTGAAGGGATATCAATAAGCAGTGTTTCCTTCAAAGCTCTGTTAGGAAAAG GTTTTATTGGAGAAGTTCCTGTTATGCTTGCTAAACCCCAAACTTTCATGAATGCAAGTGGTGAGTCT GTTGGAGCTATCGTTTCTTATTACAAGATTCCATTAAAGCAAGTTCTCGTG ATTTTTGATGACTTAGATTTGCCATTTGCGAAATTGCGGCTATTGCCAAAAGGAGGACATGGAGGACATAacgg GATGAGGAGTGTCATTGATCACTTCAAAGGGAACCGTGATTTTCCTCGTTTAAGAATTG GAATTGGACGGCCTCCTGGGAAGATGGATTCCATCAACTATGTTCTCCGCCCCTTCAGTAAACAAGAACGTGAAGAG ttgAATTTTACATTTCAAGATGGGCTGGAAGCAGTTCGAATCCTTTTGCTGGAGGGATTTAATAAAAGTGCCACATTTGTTAACAGTGCCAAAACCTTGGAACAACTGGGTTAA
- the LOC142630575 gene encoding peptidyl-tRNA hydrolase, chloroplastic isoform X2 encodes MLTTTATTTASSPTERPVVESPKPKQQPWLIVGLGNPGKKFQSTRHNVGFEMVDAIAEAEGISISSVSFKALLGKGFIGEVPVMLAKPQTFMNASGESVGAIVSYYKIPLKQVLVIFDDLDLPFAKLRLLPKGGHGGHNGMRSVIDHFKGNRDFPRLRIGIGRPPGKMDSINYVLRPFSKQEREELNFTFQDGLEAVRILLLEGFNKSATFVNSAKTLEQLG; translated from the exons ATGTTAACGACAACGGCAACCACCACAGCTTCTTCGCCCACGGAACGACCGGTCGTAGAGTCCCCGAAGCCTAAGCAGCAGCCCTGGCTCATTGTCGGCCTCGGTAACCCCGGCAAGAAGTTCCAATCCACTCGCCACAAT GTGGGCTTTGAGATGGTGGATGCTATAGCTGAAGCTGAAGGGATATCAATAAGCAGTGTTTCCTTCAAAGCTCTGTTAGGAAAAG GTTTTATTGGAGAAGTTCCTGTTATGCTTGCTAAACCCCAAACTTTCATGAATGCAAGTGGTGAGTCT GTTGGAGCTATCGTTTCTTATTACAAGATTCCATTAAAGCAAGTTCTCGTG ATTTTTGATGACTTAGATTTGCCATTTGCGAAATTGCGGCTATTGCCAAAAGGAGGACATGGAGGACATAacgg GATGAGGAGTGTCATTGATCACTTCAAAGGGAACCGTGATTTTCCTCGTTTAAGAATTG GAATTGGACGGCCTCCTGGGAAGATGGATTCCATCAACTATGTTCTCCGCCCCTTCAGTAAACAAGAACGTGAAGAG ttgAATTTTACATTTCAAGATGGGCTGGAAGCAGTTCGAATCCTTTTGCTGGAGGGATTTAATAAAAGTGCCACATTTGTTAACAGTGCCAAAACCTTGGAACAACTGGGTTAA